One window of Quercus robur chromosome 5, dhQueRobu3.1, whole genome shotgun sequence genomic DNA carries:
- the LOC126725498 gene encoding G-type lectin S-receptor-like serine/threonine-protein kinase CES101 isoform X1, translating to MYTVNKHISAAYLITKKNQRLSFMASIARKFIPNFLCLLLFLGLSSSQERNTLVQRQELKDGGELVSADGKFRLGFFNLTSNNSYLGIWYDGDSLTNVVWVANPNAPLFGNSVSLSIDDYGVLKISYSEMVPPISLNPGQEASNCSAVLLDTGNFVLHELNSDGTVKRELWQSFDNPTDTLLPGMKLGFNKKSGQSWSLKSRRSDVVPDTGAFTFGMNEDSIPGNEFNIMQHEEEYWTGGFSQDEGYQHKPINGFTLQDQRGSSYAFSKISNENETYFNYSANKDIKTFPRLRIDYLGKLYLGERLLVQCSFPSLASDDQGCVKKKLPGCRSHDITFAERSGYFVDTDGYEFHADDNLTHVDCEDKCLIICSCVAFEPSKEDGTGCKVWTTMPNFQMSENASKVYFLEYKAKLSVNAAKPNRWWIWLIVAVGGVIIILFFSLCYAKINKKRVAEGERKRKQNMLIQELGGNAIPSTVHDNVNNQNNDGQTSHELHVFSFESITIATSNFSTENKLGEGGFGPVYKGKLPDGREIAIKRLSKSSGQGLLEFKNEVILIAKLQHTNLVRLLGFCIQEEENMLIYEYMPNKSLDIFLFDRTKKYILNWKTRFNIIEGIAQGLVYLHKYSRLRIVHRDLKASNILLDEEMNPKISDFGLARIFGLKESEENTNRVVGTYGYMSPEYAMNGIVSIKTDVFSFGVLLLEIVSGKKNNSRYHSDHPLNLIDYAWKLWNEGKDLELIDPTILDDSCSLYEVSRCIHVGLLCVQDQATDRPTMMNVVSMLSNETLQLSPPTQPIFFINTFVEENPVSEIKPESCSVNNVTVSVMKPR from the exons ATGTACACAGTGAACAAACACATTTCTGCAGCATACCTAATTACCAAAAAGAATCAGAGGCTGTCTTTCATGGCAAGCATAGCACGAAAGTTTATTCCCAATTTTTTATGTCTGCTACTCTTCCTGGGTCTATCTTCTTCCCAGGAGCGAAACACATTAGTGCAACGACAGGAGCTCAAAGATGGAGGTGAATTAGTTTCAGCTGATGGAAAGTTTAGATTAGGATTCTTCAACCTTACAAGTAACAATTCCTACTTAGGAATATGGTATGATGGTGACTCCCTCACGAATGTAGTGTGGGTtgccaatccaaatgctccacTGTTTGGAAATTCTGTAAGTCTTAGTATTGATGACTATGgggttttgaaaatttcatacaGCGAAATGGTTCCTCCTATTTCACTAAATCCAGGACAAGAAGCCAGTAATTGTAGTGCTGTTCTACTTGACACTGGTAACTTTGTACTACATGAACTGAATTCAGATGGAACTGTGAAGAGGGAATTGTGGCAAAGCTTTGACAATCCCACTGATACACTTCTGCCAGGAATGAAACTGGGATTCAACAAAAAAAGTGGACAATCTTGGTCTCTAAAATCAAGGAGAAGTGATGTGGTACCTGACACAGGGGCCTTTACTTTTGGCATGAACGAAGACTCTATACCTGGAAATGAGTTCAACATCATGCAGCACGAGGAGGAGTATTGGACAGGTGGGTTTTCGCAAGATGAGGGTTACCAGCACAAGCCAATAAATGGTTTCACTTTACAAGATCAAAGAGGTTCCTCTTACGCCTTTTCAAAGATATCGAATGAGAATGAAACATACTTCAACTATTCGGCAAATAAAGACATCAAAACGTTCCCACGGTTAAGGATAGATTACTTGGGAAAGCTTTATTTAGGTGAAAGGTTGCTTGTTCAATGTAGTTTTCCTTCCCTTGCTTCAGATGATCAAGGATGTGTGAAGAAAAAGCTTCCGGGGTGCAGGAGCCATGATATTACATTTGCTGAACGTTCAGGTTACTTTGTGGATACTGATGGATATGAGTTTCATGCGGATGACAACCTGACCCATGTGGATTGTGAAGACAAATGCTTGATCATTTGTTCTTGTGTTGCCTTTGAACCTTCAAAGGAAGATGGCACCGGCTGTAAGGTTTGGACCACCATGCCAAATTTTCAGATGTCTGAAAATGCATCTAAAGTGTACTTCCTTGAATATAAAG CAAAGTTGTCTGTCAATGCAGCAAAGCCAAATAGGTGGTGGATATGGCTCATTGTGGCAGTAGGAGGAGTCATTATCATCTTGTTCTTCTCCTTATGctatgcaaaaataaataaaaaacgcGTAGCGGAAG GggagagaaaaaggaaacaaaatatGCTCATACAAGAACTCGGAGGTAATGCAATACCTTCCACCGTACATGACAACGTGaacaatcaaaacaatgatGGGCAAACTAGCCATGAGTTGCATGTCTTTAGCTTTGAAAGCATTACAATTGCTACAAGTAATTTCtcaactgaaaataaattagGAGAGGGTGGTTTTGGACCAGTTTATAAG GGAAAATTACCTGATGGACGAGAAATAGCAATAAAGAGACTttcaaaaagttctggacaaGGATTGTTAGAATTCAAGAATGAAGTTATTCTCATTGCCAAACTCCAACACACTAATCTCGTAAGACTTTTAGGATTTTgcattcaagaagaagaaaatatgcTAATCTATGAGTACATGCCCAACAAAAGCTTAGACATCTTCCTATTTG ATCGTACTAAAAAGTACATATTAAATTGGAAAACACGCTTCAATATTATTGAAGGCATTGCTCAAGGACTTGTTTATCTCCACAAATATTCAAGACTAAGAATTGTTCACCGAGACTTAAAAGCTAGCAACATTTTGCTTGATGAAGAGATGAATCCAAAAATATCCGATTTTGGGTTAGCTAGAATATTTGGATTGAAAGAATCAGAAGAAAACACAAATAGAGTTGTTGGAACATA TGGTTATATGTCCCCAGAGTATGCCATGAATGGTATTGTTTCAATAAAAACTGACGTATTCAGCTTTGGAGTTCTATTATTAGAAATTGTGAGCGGCAAGAAAAATAATAGTCGTTATCATTCTGATCATCCACTCAACCTTATAGATTAT GCATGGAAATTATGGAATGAAGGTAAGGATTTGGAGCTAATTGACCCAACAATATTAGATGACTCATGCAGTCTATATGAAGTATCAAGATGCATTCATGTTGGTCTCTTATGCGTGCAAGACCAAGCAACAGATAGACCGACCATGATGAATGTTGTTTCTATGCTTTCAAATGAAACTCTTCAACTATCTCCTCCAACGCaacctattttttttattaacacaTTTGTGGAAGAGAATCCTGTTTCTGAAATTAAGCCAGAAAGTTGTTCCGTAAATAATGTCACAGTTTCTGTGATGAAACCTAGATAA
- the LOC126725498 gene encoding G-type lectin S-receptor-like serine/threonine-protein kinase CES101 isoform X2: protein MYTVNKHISAAYLITKKNQRLSFMASIARKFIPNFLCLLLFLGLSSSQERNTLVQRQELKDGGELVSADGKFRLGFFNLTSNNSYLGIWYDGDSLTNVVWVANPNAPLFGNSVSLSIDDYGVLKISYSEMVPPISLNPGQEASNCSAVLLDTGNFVLHELNSDGTVKRELWQSFDNPTDTLLPGMKLGFNKKSGQSWSLKSRRSDVVPDTGAFTFGMNEDSIPGNEFNIMQHEEEYWTGGFSQDEGYQHKPINGFTLQDQRGSSYAFSKISNENETYFNYSANKDIKTFPRLRIDYLGKLYLGERLLVQCSFPSLASDDQGCVKKKLPGCRSHDITFAERSGYFVDTDGYEFHADDNLTHVDCEDKCLIICSCVAFEPSKEDGTGCKVWTTMPNFQMSENASKVYFLEYKAKLSVNAAKPNRWWIWLIVAVGGVIIILFFSLCYAKINKKRVAEGERKRKQNMLIQELGGNAIPSTVHDNVNNQNNDGQTSHELHVFSFESITIATSNFSTENKLGEGGFGPVYKGKLPDGREIAIKRLSKSSGQGLLEFKNEVILIAKLQHTNLVRLLGFCIQEEENMLIYEYMPNKSLDIFLFGIAQGLVYLHKYSRLRIVHRDLKASNILLDEEMNPKISDFGLARIFGLKESEENTNRVVGTYGYMSPEYAMNGIVSIKTDVFSFGVLLLEIVSGKKNNSRYHSDHPLNLIDYAWKLWNEGKDLELIDPTILDDSCSLYEVSRCIHVGLLCVQDQATDRPTMMNVVSMLSNETLQLSPPTQPIFFINTFVEENPVSEIKPESCSVNNVTVSVMKPR from the exons ATGTACACAGTGAACAAACACATTTCTGCAGCATACCTAATTACCAAAAAGAATCAGAGGCTGTCTTTCATGGCAAGCATAGCACGAAAGTTTATTCCCAATTTTTTATGTCTGCTACTCTTCCTGGGTCTATCTTCTTCCCAGGAGCGAAACACATTAGTGCAACGACAGGAGCTCAAAGATGGAGGTGAATTAGTTTCAGCTGATGGAAAGTTTAGATTAGGATTCTTCAACCTTACAAGTAACAATTCCTACTTAGGAATATGGTATGATGGTGACTCCCTCACGAATGTAGTGTGGGTtgccaatccaaatgctccacTGTTTGGAAATTCTGTAAGTCTTAGTATTGATGACTATGgggttttgaaaatttcatacaGCGAAATGGTTCCTCCTATTTCACTAAATCCAGGACAAGAAGCCAGTAATTGTAGTGCTGTTCTACTTGACACTGGTAACTTTGTACTACATGAACTGAATTCAGATGGAACTGTGAAGAGGGAATTGTGGCAAAGCTTTGACAATCCCACTGATACACTTCTGCCAGGAATGAAACTGGGATTCAACAAAAAAAGTGGACAATCTTGGTCTCTAAAATCAAGGAGAAGTGATGTGGTACCTGACACAGGGGCCTTTACTTTTGGCATGAACGAAGACTCTATACCTGGAAATGAGTTCAACATCATGCAGCACGAGGAGGAGTATTGGACAGGTGGGTTTTCGCAAGATGAGGGTTACCAGCACAAGCCAATAAATGGTTTCACTTTACAAGATCAAAGAGGTTCCTCTTACGCCTTTTCAAAGATATCGAATGAGAATGAAACATACTTCAACTATTCGGCAAATAAAGACATCAAAACGTTCCCACGGTTAAGGATAGATTACTTGGGAAAGCTTTATTTAGGTGAAAGGTTGCTTGTTCAATGTAGTTTTCCTTCCCTTGCTTCAGATGATCAAGGATGTGTGAAGAAAAAGCTTCCGGGGTGCAGGAGCCATGATATTACATTTGCTGAACGTTCAGGTTACTTTGTGGATACTGATGGATATGAGTTTCATGCGGATGACAACCTGACCCATGTGGATTGTGAAGACAAATGCTTGATCATTTGTTCTTGTGTTGCCTTTGAACCTTCAAAGGAAGATGGCACCGGCTGTAAGGTTTGGACCACCATGCCAAATTTTCAGATGTCTGAAAATGCATCTAAAGTGTACTTCCTTGAATATAAAG CAAAGTTGTCTGTCAATGCAGCAAAGCCAAATAGGTGGTGGATATGGCTCATTGTGGCAGTAGGAGGAGTCATTATCATCTTGTTCTTCTCCTTATGctatgcaaaaataaataaaaaacgcGTAGCGGAAG GggagagaaaaaggaaacaaaatatGCTCATACAAGAACTCGGAGGTAATGCAATACCTTCCACCGTACATGACAACGTGaacaatcaaaacaatgatGGGCAAACTAGCCATGAGTTGCATGTCTTTAGCTTTGAAAGCATTACAATTGCTACAAGTAATTTCtcaactgaaaataaattagGAGAGGGTGGTTTTGGACCAGTTTATAAG GGAAAATTACCTGATGGACGAGAAATAGCAATAAAGAGACTttcaaaaagttctggacaaGGATTGTTAGAATTCAAGAATGAAGTTATTCTCATTGCCAAACTCCAACACACTAATCTCGTAAGACTTTTAGGATTTTgcattcaagaagaagaaaatatgcTAATCTATGAGTACATGCCCAACAAAAGCTTAGACATCTTCCTATTTG GCATTGCTCAAGGACTTGTTTATCTCCACAAATATTCAAGACTAAGAATTGTTCACCGAGACTTAAAAGCTAGCAACATTTTGCTTGATGAAGAGATGAATCCAAAAATATCCGATTTTGGGTTAGCTAGAATATTTGGATTGAAAGAATCAGAAGAAAACACAAATAGAGTTGTTGGAACATA TGGTTATATGTCCCCAGAGTATGCCATGAATGGTATTGTTTCAATAAAAACTGACGTATTCAGCTTTGGAGTTCTATTATTAGAAATTGTGAGCGGCAAGAAAAATAATAGTCGTTATCATTCTGATCATCCACTCAACCTTATAGATTAT GCATGGAAATTATGGAATGAAGGTAAGGATTTGGAGCTAATTGACCCAACAATATTAGATGACTCATGCAGTCTATATGAAGTATCAAGATGCATTCATGTTGGTCTCTTATGCGTGCAAGACCAAGCAACAGATAGACCGACCATGATGAATGTTGTTTCTATGCTTTCAAATGAAACTCTTCAACTATCTCCTCCAACGCaacctattttttttattaacacaTTTGTGGAAGAGAATCCTGTTTCTGAAATTAAGCCAGAAAGTTGTTCCGTAAATAATGTCACAGTTTCTGTGATGAAACCTAGATAA